A single window of Nicotiana sylvestris chromosome 3, ASM39365v2, whole genome shotgun sequence DNA harbors:
- the LOC104235062 gene encoding protein virilizer homolog → MEGPNSRRSRGDGISAENAIQGAFPRGSIPTIVPSSPTRRDTFRQRKPNTSRPPPMHVDDYVARERSADGSNNPNVIAVPRIGSTSGRPPSIHVDDFTARQRERQNPPGMVVSDSAAAQEKAALPENKTEAEKSKESEPDDKLPFPQPDDNLHQPSSVVVEQNSPRSIVEETESEVNETSQFSQLGTPVASNADENTQSEFSSRMSVSRPELPLAQQPSVSSDRKFSDQYKDMKNFPPKTSMAVDSRMPPNFYSRATVQKSGVTPQTIGSQGYFDQKLQPPLPPTPPPVTMSPMLSQSADRISQSSPFVSSMIDVQPHLPPGFHVQAEYLSTGASASMISSPLRDSKFGRTSLSSPGGAVRPLPPLLPTPPPYAISLSNLSSLKNPTSQSQFYNQSVGTNELQQTSLAHSSDVRPGNLSASGPIVTSYPPPPLAPPLLSNRPGSAVSLYGSSSVPYHAEKLPSISQHLPAIHSIPSITQLQPLQPPQLPRPPQQHLRPLVPASPQSEQSGPLLQSPCTCKCKCSHHTGVDAGLNRGVHNTQRKIKTILGRYFRV, encoded by the exons ATGGAAGGGCCAAATAGTAGGCGCTCCAGGGGAGATGGTATCTCTGCTGAGAACGCCATACAGGGTGCATTCCCACGGGGATCTATACCTACCATTGTCCCTTCAAGTCCTACTCGTAGGGACACTTTCCGCCAGCGCAAGCCAAACACGAGCAGGCCTCCTCCTATGCACGTGGATGACTATGTTGCAAGGGAAAGAAGTGCGGATGGATCTAATAATCCTAATGTAATAGCAGTCCCGCGAATAGGATCTACTAGTGGGAGACCACCGTCTATTCATGTGGATGACTTCACGGCTCGGCAAAGGGAACGCCAAAATCCTCCAGGGATGGTGGTTTCTGATTCGGCTGCTGCACAAGAGAAAGCAGCACTACCTGAAAACAAAACAGAGGCAGAGAAGTCAA AGGAATCAGAACCTGATGATAAACTGCCTTTTCCCCAGCCAGATGATAATCTACATCAACCCTCATCTGTAGTTGTTGAACAAAACTCTCCCCGGTCAATTGTTGAAGAGACAGAAAGCGAAGTGAATGAAACTAGTCAGTTTTCTCAGCTGGGCACACCGGTGGCTTCAAATGCTGATGAAAATACCCAAAGTGAATTCTCTTCGAGGATGTCAGTTTCTCGTCCTGAGCTGCCATTGGCTCAACAACCTAGTGTTTCTTCGGATAGAAAATTCAGTGATCAGTACAAGGACATGAAGAATTTCCCACCTAAAACCTCCATGG CTGTTGATTCTCGAATGCCACCTAACTTCTACTCTAGAGCCACTGTACAGAAAAGTGGAGTAACTCCTCAAACCATTGGTTCTCAAGGATATTTTGACCAGAAATTGCAGCCACCATTACCACCAACTCCACCTCCTGTGACCATGTCACCCATGTTGTCTCAAAGTGCAGATCGTATAAGCCAATCTTCTCCATTTGTTAGCTCTATGATAGATGTCCAGCCACATTTACCACCAGGCTTCCAT GTTCAAGCTGAGTACTTATCAACTGGGGCTTCGGCCTCTATGATATCCAGTCCTTTGCGAGATTCAAAGTTTGGACGGACATCCCTTTCTTCACCTGGAGGAGCTGTTAGGCCTCTTCCACCACTTCTTCCGACTCCTCCGCCATATGCAATTAGCCTTTCTAATTTGTCCTCATTAAAAAATCCAACTTCCCAGTCTCAATTTTATAATCAAAGTGTTGGAACTAATGAGCTTCAGCAGACCTCTCTTGCACATTCAAGTGATGTACGACCAGGTAACCTTTCAGCATCTGGTCCTATCGTGACATCTTATCCTCCACCTCCATTAGCACCACCCTTGCTATCCAATAGGCCTGGATCAGCTGTCAGTCTTTATGGAAGTAGCTCGGTTCCATATCACGCTGAAAAGCTCCCTAGTATCTCACAGCATCTTCCGGCCATTCACTCTATACCATCTATTACCCAGCTGCAGCCACTCCAGCCCCCTCAACTTCCTCGTCCTCCACAACAGCATCTTAGGCCACTTGTTCCAGCTTCACCCCAGTCAGAGCAAAGTGGTCCTTTGCTACAAAGCCCCTGCACATGCAAATGCAAATGCAGCCACCACACAGGTGTTGATGCAGGATTGAATAGAGGTGTTcataacacgcagcggaagataAAAACAATTCTAGGCAGATATTTTCGTGTTTAA